A stretch of DNA from Salvelinus sp. IW2-2015 linkage group LG20, ASM291031v2, whole genome shotgun sequence:
cttacctacttttattttattgatgctccttaattattattaatattatttttgtattatttttttttttacttcagtttattttagtacacttttttcttaaaactgcattgttggttaaaggcttgtaagtaagcatttcactgtaaggtctacacctgttgtatttggcgcatgtgacaaatacaatttgatttgattcaaggGCCAGCCCATGCATGAGTTGACTTGAGGTAGAATATGAGGTCATTGCTGGCAAGTATTTAGATAAAATGTCATGTTGTAGCCTATGCCTAGGCCTTGCTAAAGGTAAAGGCTTAACTACCTTGCAAGTTCACGCTCATCAGAACCACTGGGCGAATTTAGACAGGTGAGTAATGTTGCAAGTGTAAAGGTGGGGAATTAGCTCGCTGGTTTAGGGTTATGAACCCTATATGCTATCTAACTGGCTATGGGACAGCCCCTCTGCATTAGGTACTTGAACCACCCCCCAGTGCTGGAAACATGTAATAGGCTGTAGCAGACCAGCAGTGGGCTACCATCAGCTACATAGGGATTAAATCCTAAAGGAGCCATGAAAACCTGTAAGTAAGAGACCTAGGGCTTCAATCTTAAAACACATGGCACTGGCAACTAGAAGGTGTCGGTGGAGTGGAAGAAGGGTTTCGAGGCACCAGGAGTTTAAAGTCCTACTCCAGTCTCTTTTTCACCTAATTTATGACCTGATTTATTTAagaaaaggcacatctcaataggtggtccagctGCCTCATGACATTATAGCACAAGTGGGGGGAGgtttgttcctcaagcaaggggaGAGACCGATGACATCAGCGGGCagcatcagaccaactccttgaatgccctactccttgaagtttgcagtctAAAAAACACTAATTtgttcaaaacatgtttttactcttTAGTGTGTGTACACTgatgtatttatacttgggatatcgcttAACAGGAAATGTTCAATAATCTCCGGAGGACATCTTTaagtttattgttttatttatttatttattgcaccaAAGAGCAAAAAGGCAAAAATCCTGCAGGAACGTTGTACAAGAgatattgaaaaaaaatattgcagTAACAAAAGCCCAGAAAGGCTACCTCACCAGAGAGTGAAAATAAACCTGATCCTCTATATAGctatgttattgttatgtaattttattgtcttacttattattaaaaaaaataacttttactatatttagtaaatattttcttaactcaatgtcttgaactgcattgttggttaagggcttgtatgtaagcatttcacggtaaggtgtacacgttgtattcggcacatgttacaaatacaatttgatttgtgggCTAGATGCAGCCAAACTTGCCCCCCCACCTCTTATTCTAGGAAATCTCCATAAATCTGCCAGATAGCTGCTTAAATACCCCATGTGAAAGCTGTGCAAGGGATGTATAGACTTTCACTAGGAGCTGTATCATGAAATGAATAGTCAAAAAATGGACGTAGCAATCCAAGATTGCCATTTTTTAAGTTTGATCAATTCTTCCAAACAAGAGTGGTGAATAACATAATACCACCATAATGTAACATAACAGTTTTTTTAACCTCCACTCCTCACAGGAGAACACTAATACACACATTTATTGCATTGTTTTCCCAGTTTATGTATCATCCCACCCGCCACCCCCTTCATCTAAGCTGCTTTTCTACAATATGAttcaataataatacaatatgaTTCTTgcaatgaaatatgttttttttttactcagtaCTGCCAATTTGATTACATTAACCCCTGCAGTTGAAGATGTTACAAATGGAAAAGTGCAACAAATAAATATACAGGTAGTTAGATACACAGTTAAGTCATGGAAGGCAGTCCACAGAATCCCAATATCAGGTGGAGGGACATAAGAAGAAAATACCATaaactgtggtggtggtggtgatgtcttTATTCACATATGCCCCATTTGTTCATGATCAGAACTGATCTAGGAACTATTCAGTTGTCATAAGAAATGAGAAACACAGCAcctgaaaataaaataatggattAGTAAATCCACATATTCCAAAGGAAAGTGTGTTCCATTATGTAGTACATTTACTTGATGTGGAACTGTTGAAATATAAACTTACAAGAATCCCTTTCCACAGCCAAGTGGTCCAAAGAACATCTCTGTTGGTAGGCAAACTTTTCGACAGACTCCACTCAGAGTGGGGCAAGAGAAGGGAAATGATGCAGCCTCATTCTGCACAACTATAGTTAGAACCAAAAGGAGTACAAATTGGAatcaataaaacaatagaaaCTTAAGAAAAACatattgcatatactgtattacatGCAACTTGGATGTAATTATTGAATGCCAATGCATTCATATCACCATTTAATTTAGAAGTGCTATTTTCATTAGGCATGTAAACACAAATTGAATCCAGACTTACTATTAAGTGATAGGAAAACCAGGAGCACCAAGACGAGCACACGTTGACAAGACATTCTAGCTGCTGAAGATGATTATGTTACTACTCCGTCTTTAACACAAAACTGAACTTTAGTCGTGGCCTGTTTTGTATGTTGGTCTTGAGGGAGGCGTGACTTTAATAAGGAACGCTATGGTCACTGTGAGAAAAGCTCAGGATGGAATTATGTGGACGTCTGAATAGACATACTGTTCCTAATCACATTTAGTAAAACTGCTTCCCTGCAAAGAGTAGGCTACTCATGATGCAGTAGCATCACAGGACAGGAGCTCGAGAGCAAAAATTGTTTTCACCTGATCTAAAACTCATGCTATAGTCCGTACGTTAACAATTTCCAGGGaatgtttttctctctgtgaGAGGCAGCAATGTTACCCTGAAATCACACGTATCTTCAATGTATGTTGTttatatgaaatatacttattctaTATTTACAGAACATATATGTTTGGGGGTAGTCTCATAAGTCTTTGACCTCTGCTGTCTACCCTTTTAGGCCATATTTTTCAATGGCAGTGAGAGACCTTCAAAACTTCTACATACTGTAGGTGAGTTTTTTGCATCCCTGAAATTTGCATAATGTACCTACATTATCACATTACAGTAAGCCTCCATAAATGTTTGCTGCCTTCTGATGGATCACACAGTTAAGGTTTGTAAAGACATGCCCGTATGGAAGGTAGGACTACTAGGTTCGCATTGTACTAGTTCTGCTTCTTGAGCTGTTCTTATGGTTTGAGGTTTTCTCTTGGGTTTgagtcgtctgggtttggccggggtaggccgtcattgtaaatgagaatttgttcttaactgacttgtctagttaaataaaggttaacttagCATCCAGCATGACTTAGCATCTAGGTTTTGTTTTTATCAACTCAGTATTCTTTTTACATGTGCTGATTATTAGATCCTGTGTTCCTTACACAGTAAGTGGAAACAGAGCAAACCTTATTATTGAATAAAACAAATTCCCCAACTAAATATGCATCCAGAATGGCCCATTTAAATTTGTTATTAAATTTGCAGTACTGTACACYCTGACTCTTTACAAGAATACTTCGTATTAGAGGTAGAATAGCTCAACTAAGTTTACTCCATTACTCATTTCAATCCATGTTTTTTGGCGGTGTTACTTTAGCTCTGATTCTATTGTTTTAAACAGCTTAACTAACTGTGTGAGGGagaaacagaaaacaaagaatacaacTAATCAGCAATAACCAATGAATGTTTACTGATCAATATAAAATMACATGTATTTAACTCTGTATCtgctgaaaaacatgttttatctgTGTCCGAACAGAGAGTCCATACCATCAAATATTGTTAAAATAATAAAGTTGACAAGGGCTATTAAATGAGGCAAACAAGTAGACATACATTTGTGTTGATATTTTTTGGAATGCCAACAAGCAACAATAATTTTGACATAGGAGAAAATATACATGGGCTCATGGAGAGATCTTTGTAAAAGTATAATCACAATCAAGGTCAAATTAAGAACAACTGTCAAAATAAATCCCAGGAGagtaaaaacaaatattattaATCTATTTGTCCAAGATTCATCCAGCCCTGAAAGTGTGAACATTACTATCGATGATATGTTGTCCATATCTCCCTCAATTTCAATGTTGATGTTTGATGCTGAAATAAAAAAGATCAGCACGTTTCAATCATAGCATTGTttaaaacaaattaaacaaatcACAGGTAGATTGCCATAATGACTTTAGTTGACCTGAAATAACGTCATTTCATTAACTTCATTAGCAATACAAACAAATTAAAATCATACTGCATTTCACAGAATTCCAATACTACATTAATACCTCTATACCTTTTGTACTTACCACACAGTGGTTTCCCAAACTGGCTTGATGGCAGCTGAATGTGCTTGCATTTATATTACCTCTTCAAGAGGGTGGTCATtctcttaaaaaaatatacatcatTAATTGCTACTGTGAGCAAAGAGGGAATTAATTAATCCTTAAGTAAACTACTTGTTGTTCATAACATTGTTGCATTCATAGGCCTCCCTAAGTTGAGAGCATTGAGTTTGACCCTGATGAGAACAAGACCACAGTTATGTGGTCTCGAGTGGCCACGAGATCAAGACTGACAAGATCAAGTACATCCACATCCTACTGTGACTCCGATGACCAAATGAGCAAAATGCATATTTAAGACACATAATCCATAATCCTATAATTTATGTTACGCTGTTTGGCTGAATAGAGGTTATAGTTCACTTTTTTGCACCTTACACTTAGAATTAGGGGTGACTCGAGGAACCCTGGACATTCTCAATGAGCCCTGGAGTTCCCCCAAGAACCATTGCAGTCAATGCACCTTTGGTTAGTTGAGGGGTTCTTGTAGTAACCTTTAATTTTTCAATGTAGTGAAGGGTACCTGGAGGAAACTTTTTGCTGGCGTGTGCGGAGCACTTTGAATTTCCCCATTGGATTTGTTGCGCTGCCAGACTCGGAAGAAGAttaaaatatgttgtttttgGCGATGGCTTTATTGGACAGCtagcaacttgtaaacaattaCCGATTCCTATATGAGTACTATTTTAATAGCAATATTGAATAATACAACAATGGCTTTCAAGTCAATTATATTATTTGACTGCAGCCTCCTGTTTTAACcctttaacaacattctaaagattgattcagtacatcgtttgacatgtttctattgactgtaacggaacttttggacatttcgtcacgttatagtggacgcgctttgagactttggttagggagtttggtaaacaattcgaaagtagctaattggacataaataacggacattatcgaacaaatcaagcatttattgtggacctgggattcctaggactgcattctgatgaagttcatcaaaggtaaggaaacatttatcatgtattttctggtttctgttgagtccaacatggcggctaatttggctattgttctgagctccgttgcagattattgcatggtttattttccgtaaagtttttttgaaatctgacacagcggttgcattaaggagaggtatatctataattccatgtgtataacttgtattatcatctacatttatgatgagtatttctgttgaaacgatctggctatgcaaaatcactggatgtttttggaactagtgaatgtaacgcgccaatgtaaactccgatttttttatataaatatgaactttatcaaacaaaacatgcatgtattgtgtaacatgaagtcc
This window harbors:
- the defbl1 gene encoding beta-defensin-like 1, producing the protein MSCQRVLVLVLLVFLSLNIVQNEAASFPFSCPTLSGVCRKVCLPTEMFFGPLGCGKGFLCCVSHFL